The Amycolatopsis coloradensis sequence GATCCCGGGCTGCGGCTGCAGCGGCGGGGCGAAGTTCTGGTCCGTGAACGGTGCCGACGTCGTCGGCAACTGGGTCCACCACAACCACGGTGTCGGGCTCTGGGCCGACACGAACAACAACGATTTCCTCATCCAGGACAATCTGATCGAGGACAACGCCTCCGAGGGACTGTTCTACGAGATCTCCTACAACCTGGAGCTGATCGGGAACACCTTCAACCGGAACGCGCTGGTGCAGGGCCGCAACCGGGCCGCCAAGGGCGACAACTTCCCGGTCGCCGCGGTGTACCTCAGCGAATCGGGCGGCGAGCCCAGACTGCCCGCCCGGACCAGCCGGATCGACATCCGGGGCAACATGTTCTCCGACAACTGGTCGGGGATCACGCTGTGGGAGAACGCCGACCGGTTCTGCAACAGCCCGGCCAACACGTCGACGCTGTCCTGTACGGCCTTGGTTTCGCCGACGTCCGCCTGCTCCGATCCGGGTATCAAGACCGAACCGCTGTACGGCGACTGCCGCTGGAAGACGCAGCGCGTTTCGGTGCACGAGAACACGTTCGAGTTCGATTCGTCGCTGGAAGGCTGCCTCGGCCTCTGCGGGCGGATGGCGGTGCTCTCGAACTACGGGACCTTCCCGGCCTGGTCGCCATACCGGGGTGCCGTGATCTCCGAGTCGATCACCTTCCGGCAGGACAACCGGTGGTACGACAACCAGTACTACGGGCCCTGGACGTTCGTCGCCCACGACACGTCACGGCGGCTGACCCCGGCGCAATGGCAGGCGGCGCCCTACCTGCAGGACATCTGCAGCGGGTTCGGAGAGCCGGTGACCTGCTGAAGGTTCACCTGTAAGTGTCCACCTGGGACCGTCCATAGTGGCTTACCGTTGCCTTCATGCCCGCGTTCCTGGTTGTTCTGATGCTGCTCGCGACAGGAGTCGTCACGGCTTCGGCGGCTCCTGTCGCGGCCTGCGCCGCGGGGCCGGTGAGCCCGGGCGAACCGGACGGCGCCGTGGTGATCTCCCCGGGGATCGATCTTTCCGCGAAGACACGTGAACTCCCGGCCGGCACGACATTCTGGCTGACCGAGGGCAAGCACACCCTCGGCCCGGACGAGTTCGGGCAGATCATCCCCAAGGACGGCAACGCCTACCTCGGCGCACCCGGCGCCGTACTGGACGGTGGCGGCGTCAACCGCTACGCGTTCACCCAGCGGGCTCGCGACGTCGTCATCCGCGGCCTCACGATCCGCGGTTTCGCGGCGCCGCGCGATCAGGGCGTGGTGAACCACGACTCCGGTGAACACTGGACCATCGAAGGCAACACCATCGAGGACAACCGCGGTGCCGCGATGATGGCGGGTCCGCGTCAGGAGATCCTCCGGAACTGCCTGCGGAACAACGGGCAGTACGGCATCAACGCCTACCGGGCGGGCGACGGGATCACCGGGCTGCTCGTCGAGGGCAACGAGATCACCGGGAACAACACCGACGACTGGGAGACGAAGGAACCCGGCTGCGGCTGCAGCGGCGGAGCGAAATTCTGGGCCGTGAACGGCGCCGACATCCGCGGCAACTGGGTCCACCACAACCACGGTGTCGGGCTCTGGGCCGACACGAACAACAACGATTTCCTCATCGAGGACAACTTGATCGAGGACAACGAGGCCGAGGCGTTGTTCTACGAGATCTCCTACAACGTCGTGGTCCGCGGGAACACCTTCCGGCGGAACACGCTCGTGCAAGGCCGCGCTTTCGCTTCTCGCGGGGACGATTTCCCGGTCGGCACGATCTACCTTTCGGAGTCCGGCGGCGAGCCGCGTGTTCGTGCCCGCACTTCGCTGGTGGAGATCGTCGACAACGTCTTCGAGGACAACTGGTCCGGAATCACCCTGTGGGAGAACGCGGACCGCTTCTGCAACAGCCCGGCGAACACGTCTTCCGGCTCTTGTACCCTCCTCGTCCCTTCGGTCTCCTCCTGCTCTTCGCCGGGGATCACTTCTCGGCCGTTGTACGACGACTGCCGGTGGAAGACCCAGCGGGTCTCCATCCACGGCAACAAGTTCTCTCACGGGTCCGATTGCTCAGGCTTTTGCGGGCGGATGGCGCTCTTGGCGAACTTCGGGACCTATCCGGACTGGTCGCCTTACCGGGGATCTTCCGTTTCGGACGCGGTGACCTTCCGGCAGGAGAATCGGTGGTATGACAACGATTATTCCGGTGGATGGCGGTTCGTCGTTCAGGACACTTCGCGGACCGTGGGGGTTTCGGGGTGGCAGGGGGCTCCTTACTCGCAGGATGCTTGTAGTTCCTTTGGGGATGGTGGGTGCTGAGCGGACCTTTCGCGACGCCGGTCTTTCATGATCAACGGAGGATCGGGGACGTTGAGCGTCCCCGNNNNNNNNNNCAGTTGGGGGACGTTGAGCGTCCCCGATCCTCCGTTGATCATGAAGCGGCGGCATGAGAGTTCCGGTCACACGAAGAAAAAGTGGATCTTGGCGGCGATCGAGCGCATTGTGGGCTCGTGCGAAGAGGAACCTGGCCGGACGATCCCTTGCTGACCAGCGCCGATGTGGTGCGTGGCGCGGAACTGAAGGCTGTCGGCGTGCCAGGCCGGACCATCTCACGTCGGTGCGCTCCCGGCGGTCCTTGGCAACGCCTGTTGCCGGGCGTCGTGTTGCTTCACACGGGGCAGCCGACCGAAGAACAGCGAATTCGGGCGGCACTGTTGCACGGCAGGGATGGGTCGGTCCTGTCAGGCCTTGGGGCTTTACGCCTCCACGGGCTGGAAAACCTCCCGTCCGCGAAGGATGTCCATGT is a genomic window containing:
- a CDS encoding right-handed parallel beta-helix repeat-containing protein, with the protein product MSSRIAPRSTGMRALCAALSVLLLQVTVENTEHTAVASEEPNRGVCGTTVGVPSAPEGAQVVDPGTDLTDKTRFSPPGSTFWLAPGTHTLSSDQFGQVMPKDGNVYLGAPGAVLDGRGINRAAFTTSAKDVVIRGLTIRGFVAERDQGVVNHDSGERWTIEGNVIEDNDGAGMMTGTGQRVIGNCLRNNGQYGINAYRFGGGLTDLVIEGNEITGNNTGDWETKIPGCGCSGGAKFWSVNGADVVGNWVHHNHGVGLWADTNNNDFLIQDNLIEDNASEGLFYEISYNLELIGNTFNRNALVQGRNRAAKGDNFPVAAVYLSESGGEPRLPARTSRIDIRGNMFSDNWSGITLWENADRFCNSPANTSTLSCTALVSPTSACSDPGIKTEPLYGDCRWKTQRVSVHENTFEFDSSLEGCLGLCGRMAVLSNYGTFPAWSPYRGAVISESITFRQDNRWYDNQYYGPWTFVAHDTSRRLTPAQWQAAPYLQDICSGFGEPVTC
- a CDS encoding right-handed parallel beta-helix repeat-containing protein, giving the protein MPAFLVVLMLLATGVVTASAAPVAACAAGPVSPGEPDGAVVISPGIDLSAKTRELPAGTTFWLTEGKHTLGPDEFGQIIPKDGNAYLGAPGAVLDGGGVNRYAFTQRARDVVIRGLTIRGFAAPRDQGVVNHDSGEHWTIEGNTIEDNRGAAMMAGPRQEILRNCLRNNGQYGINAYRAGDGITGLLVEGNEITGNNTDDWETKEPGCGCSGGAKFWAVNGADIRGNWVHHNHGVGLWADTNNNDFLIEDNLIEDNEAEALFYEISYNVVVRGNTFRRNTLVQGRAFASRGDDFPVGTIYLSESGGEPRVRARTSLVEIVDNVFEDNWSGITLWENADRFCNSPANTSSGSCTLLVPSVSSCSSPGITSRPLYDDCRWKTQRVSIHGNKFSHGSDCSGFCGRMALLANFGTYPDWSPYRGSSVSDAVTFRQENRWYDNDYSGGWRFVVQDTSRTVGVSGWQGAPYSQDACSSFGDGGC